Within Flagellimonas maritima, the genomic segment TGTATATGTACAAGATGCCGCTACTAATATTGAGGTACAGATTAGGGATGTGGGTCCAAACCAAGAATTGGAAACAGATGTAAATAATGGAAATCCTATTGGGGATGATGCAGACAAAAGGTTTAGTATAAACGGATTGACACCAGGACAATGGACTTCCATTGAAATTCCATTGGATGGAGATTTGGCTGCTCAAAGAAACAATCTTGGAGCACTTATCTTGGCGGGTGGACCAAACTTCATATTCGACAACATTTACTTCTATACGGAATAATTGGGTCTTGAAAATTGAAAAAAATGATTATGAAATATATACAGATTAAAACAATACAATCGGTAGCGCTGGTATGCCTTGGGGTAATGGCAATGAGCGTTATATCAGGTTGTGAAACAGATGAAACACAGACAGTGGCTACATTTACAAACTTAGTACTAGAAGAAAATTTTGATACGGATGGAGCACCAAATGAACAAATTTGGGGTTTCGATATAGGAAATGGTCCAGGCGGCGATGGTTGGGGCAACCAAGAGTTGCAATACTATACGGACCGTTCCGATAATGTTCGTATTGAAAATGGTGTATTGTTGATTACGGCTAGGGAAGAGTCTTTTGAAGGTTCTCAGTATACATCGGCCAGATTGATTACCAAAGATAAATTTGAGCAGCAGTACGGTCGTTTTGAGGCTAGAATCCGTTTGCCTTTCGGACAGGGAATATGGCCCGCATTTTGGATGTTGGGAGCAGATATTGATGAAAACCCATGGCCG encodes:
- a CDS encoding glycoside hydrolase family 16 protein, with amino-acid sequence MKYIQIKTIQSVALVCLGVMAMSVISGCETDETQTVATFTNLVLEENFDTDGAPNEQIWGFDIGNGPGGDGWGNQELQYYTDRSDNVRIENGVLLITAREESFEGSQYTSARLITKDKFEQQYGRFEARIRLPFGQGIWPAFWMLGADIDENPWPGAGEIDIMEYRGQDPSILIGSVHGPRYSGGDAISKEFTLENDRFDTGFHIFGIEWGPNFVNFYVDDVLYNQITPEDVDEETDGEGVWVFDKPFFILMNLAVGGTFVGSPNAETEFPQTMIVDYVRVYEN